A window from Bombus fervidus isolate BK054 chromosome 12, iyBomFerv1, whole genome shotgun sequence encodes these proteins:
- the Ttc26 gene encoding tetratricopeptide repeat domain 26 produces the protein MGYCAFHLGDYKRASKIYENLKKKDQAPADTSTNLACCYFYLGMYPESQQILEDAPHSKLKNRLLFHLAHKMGNEAKLMEYHHMLEDMIEDQLSLASIHYLRAHYQEAIDVYKKILLENRDYFALNVYVALCYYKLDYYDVAQEVLQVYLQKYPDSAIAINLKACNHFRLYNGNAAQNEMKQLIDKMSNSLSFSHDLIRHNTVVFKGGEGALQILPNLVDVIPEARLNLVIYYLRQDNVQEAFELIKDLEPAVPQEYILKGIVNAVMGQETNSRDNVKTAQQYFQLVGSSASECDTIPGRQCMASCFFLYRQFEEVLVYLNSIKTYFSNEDNFNFNYAQAQAAAGYFKEAEEAFLNIRNEKYKNDYIYISLLAHCYIMNKKPQLAWDLYLKMDTTTESFNLLQLIANDCYKVGEFWYAAKAFDMLERMDPSPENWEGKRGACCGTFQYIVAERQSKELLPEVVQLLKNTSNSQVEQIIRVMRKWGKDNRINC, from the exons ATGGGCTACTGCGCTTTTCACTTAGGAGACTACAAACGTGCATCAAAAATTTAcgagaatttaaaaaagaaagatcaaGCACCGGCGGATACGTCGACGAATTTAGCATGTTGTTATTTCTACCTTGGCATGTATCCTGAGTCTCAACAAATTCTGGAAGATGCTCCACACAGTAAATTGAAGAACAGATTGTTGTTTCACTTAGCGCACAAGATGGGGAATGAAGCGAAATTGATGGAATACCATCATATGTTGGAGGATATGATCGAAGATCAACTTAGTTTGGCTTCTATTCATTACTTACGGGCTCATTATCAAGAGGCTATCGATGTTTATAAGAAGATCCTACTGGAGAACAG AGATTACTTCGCGCTAAATGTATACGTTGCTTTGTGCTACTACAAATTGGATTACTATGATGTGGCACAAGAAGTTCTTCAGGTTTATCTACAAAAGTATCCTGATAGTGCGATCGCCATAAACTTAAAAGCTTGCAATCATTTCCGTCTGTACAATGGTAACGCCGCACAAAATGAGATGAAGCAGCTGATAGATAAGATGTCCAATTCTCTCAGCTTCAGTCACGATCTCATACGTCACAACACAGTC GTATTTAAGGGTGGAGAAGGTGCGTTGCAAATTTTGCCGAATTTAGTGGACGTTATACCAGAAGCCAGACTGAATCTGGTAATTTATTACTTGAGACAAGACAACGTGCAAGAAGCGTTCGAATTAATCAAAGATCTTGAACCGGCTGTCCCCCAGGAGTATATCTTGAAAGGGATAGTCAACGCGGTAATGGGACAGGAAACGAATTCC cGCGATAACGTAAAAACGGCGCAACAATACTTTCAATTAGTAGGTTCTTCGGCGTCAGAATGCGATACCATACCTGGCAGACAATGCATGGCCTCTTGTTTCTTCCTCTATCGTCAGTTCGAAGAAGTCCTGGTGTATTTGAATTCGATAAAAACTTACTTCTCCAACGAAGACAACTTCAACTTCAATTACGCTCAGGCACAGGCCGCGGCGGGTTATTTCAAAGAGGCGGAAGAGGCGTTTTTAAACATAAGAAATGAGAAATACAAGAATGATTACATTTATATCAGCCTATTGGCGCACTGCT ACATAATGAACAAGAAACCTCAGTTAGCCTGGGACTTGTATCTAAAAATGGACACGACGACGGAGTCGTTTAATTTGCTTCAATTGATCGCGAATGATTGTTACAAAGTCGGTGAATTTTGGTATGCGGCAAAAGCGTTCGACATGCTGGAACGAATGGATCCAAGTCCAGAAAATTGGGAAGGGAAACGTGGTGCTTGTTGCGGTACTTTTCAATATATTGTAGCTGAAAGGCAATCAAA AGAGCTCTTACCTGAGGTCGTACAGCTTTTGAAGAATACCTCGAACTCACAAGTGGAACAGATTATTCGAGTGATGCGTAAATGGGGTAAAGATAACAGAATTAATTGTTGA